The following nucleotide sequence is from Roseivirga sp. BDSF3-8.
CAGCGCGTTAAAGAAGTAACCGCCCAGGGTACCGTAGCCATAGAAGTGAAAAGCGGCTACGGCCTCACCACAGAAAGCGAACTAAAAATGCTAAAGGTCATCAGGCGGCTTAAGGATGCGCTGGATATGCCTGTAAAAAGCACCTTTCTGGGGGCTCATGCGATACCTGCCGAGTACAAGGAAGACAGGCAAGGCTACATCGATCTCATCCTGAATGATATGCTACCCGCTGTCGCAAAAGAAGGGCTGGCAGATTATGTAGATGTATTTTGTGAGAAGGGCTTCTTTACCCCCGAAGAGACAAAGGCCGTCGTGCAAAAAGGGAAGGAACTGGGCATGAAACCCAAGATTCATGCGAACCAGCTACACCGCTCCGGAGGCGTCCAGACTGGGGTGGAAACAGGCGCCCTCAGTGTCGACCACCTCGAGGAAATGGGAGAGCAGGAAATCAATGCCCTCAAAGGGTCTGATACCATAGCCACCCTGCTACCTGGCGCGGCCTTTTTCATCAATACCCCATACCCCCCGGCACGGGATATGCTCAATGCCGGACTTACCCTGGCTCTCGCTTCAGATTACAACCCCGGTAGCGCCCCCAGTGGCAATATGCAGCTTATGATGTCTCTGGCCTGTGTCAAGATGCGCATGACTCCTCAGGAGGCATTAAATGCCGCTACAGTCAATGCCGCGGCTGCTATGGAAATAGAAAGTACCCATGGCACCATTACCCCCGGCAAAGCGGGGAGTGTCGTCATTACAAAACCGGTATCCAGCCTGGCTTACCTGCCTTACTCCTTTGGT
It contains:
- the hutI gene encoding imidazolonepropionase, whose amino-acid sequence is MDLLIKNISQLLQTYRQTPPARLSGSQMADVPSVDNAWLLIRQGKIEDWGEMSNCPSFEGEVIDATGRLVFPGFVDSHTHIVFAAPREQEFVDRIRGLSYEEIAKKGGGILNSAGRLRETSEDDLFHSAMQRVKEVTAQGTVAIEVKSGYGLTTESELKMLKVIRRLKDALDMPVKSTFLGAHAIPAEYKEDRQGYIDLILNDMLPAVAKEGLADYVDVFCEKGFFTPEETKAVVQKGKELGMKPKIHANQLHRSGGVQTGVETGALSVDHLEEMGEQEINALKGSDTIATLLPGAAFFINTPYPPARDMLNAGLTLALASDYNPGSAPSGNMQLMMSLACVKMRMTPQEALNAATVNAAAAMEIESTHGTITPGKAGSVVITKPVSSLAYLPYSFGTNLVEHTVINGKVV